The Tripterygium wilfordii isolate XIE 37 chromosome 5, ASM1340144v1, whole genome shotgun sequence genome window below encodes:
- the LOC119998931 gene encoding uncharacterized protein At4g38062-like: protein MDKVCEELDEDKAEIENLMADLKRKLELSKNLKNMQNEQLIKIKEVSLKIEKQNDELNEKAEEISELKQINNDLKCRLNERESITKHLNAANDNLRAEYEEKYRKWKEENKGLLLALDEANEKNIDLEQKIHVCMTEIEGLKRVLSVSEKKCLEAEKKAKASEELRARDDALVKLEEENQKLEDQLKWKKEQFQHLEDAHEKLRDQFMTSKKEWERERRKLVEEISSLQSSLDSQTRISEDLQSQLKMCHQALAHEESGRKYLEIELSEFKTRFESVLTEYQDAKSQLEFLTAQRDKEIAALRYSLDTKETFHKEMEYRAGKLEQEKLELLESLRELQEAGIHEVGNSSSVGKLRNRFKNLEQMHGGCSANLRAKEAEWRSQLDKAYAELNDCRSELESKDATIKELIKDLERCNSSIMQLKLQNEEILVMLLVFKSGISEAQLNFQTVETEIKIRDREEEKNASILMKELEMKNLCLSKALANIEEEREKAADLLKRVECLDLVEEQQLLMQKELERYKDMLEESSKCQFLLKEQYVQAEIGLKEKLQGACESLDVANSELIEEREKVAALSERIESLFIIEDERDLLHKELEKCREKLEESSRSQVLLEEKILLMDSNFKEKLGEVTETLDTATSQLAEERKKTACLLTRIKSLEEHVLQIESDSKMKLIEVSDALNVANSELTEEYGKTSSLLRRVESLEFIEDQLCLMQKELESYREMLEESSRYKLQLEEQVLQIKSDSNKKLGEVNDALDRANCELDERLCAAHEIEFERWIWKSIAQRLKDDLEDNQELWKELEASLLAQIVDGETAKKEKEGLIHMLEDDDIEIENLNPQIVLLEQKIEIEGLEDNGSTPVMKTLSLVSEKENFLQKMREKDKIVEAFQKEIGWLEQESLRREFEGLVFAQITAERIFEDEIEKYILLVEGKHKKLDDLLQLVKSLEQKFNKRLISFSSQLAEKQMEIDMVHEAWEKITATKILAQLEIEEKRLMIIVELKDDICHIQQKLVLQENLLSHSKQQALQIEAEVEEKETEIINLANHMESKLRASDALINELRDEKQKLHEVVMELLSERENLLCFIEGLGDRISNLSIEDVKLMGMLGRISESLDKNGSDVISQGDYRPFDIYHIQQKLELQENLLSHAKQQALQIEAEVAEKETEIKNLANQMESKLRASDALINELRDEKQKLHEDVMELLSERENLFLFIEGLGDRISKLSIEDVKLMGMLGRMSESMNKNGSDVVSQDDYRLFDIVKEDATSHPSSPLKKFEVIPEGRTPLRELNYNCNR, encoded by the coding sequence ATGGATAAGGTCTGCGAAGAGCTAGATGAAGATAAAGCCGAGATTGAGAACCTCATGGCAGATctgaaaagaaaattagaacTTTCCAAAAATTTGAAGAACATGCAGAATGAGCAGCTCATTAAAATCAAGGAAGTGAGTTTGAAAATTGAGAAGCAGAATGATGAACTAAATGAGAAGGCAGAAGAAATATCAGAATTGAAGCAGATAAATAATGATCTTAAGTGCAGATTGAACGAAAGGGAGTCTATTACCAAACATCTGAATGCTGCAAATGATAACCTTAGAGCTGAATATGAAGAGAAATACCGAAAATggaaagaggaaaataaagggcTGCTATTGGCTTTAGATGAGGCAAATGAGAAGAACATAGATCTGGAGCAAAAGATTCATGTGTGTATGACAGAGATTGAAGGCCTGAAAAGGGTTCTATCAGTTTCAGAGAAGAAGTGTCTCGAAGCAGAGAAAAAAGCAAAAGCATCCGAAGAACTGAGAGCAAGAGATGACGCGCTAGTCAaattagaagaagaaaaccAGAAGCTTGAGGACCAACTAAAATGGAAGAAGGAGCAGTTCCAGCATTTGGAAGATGCTCATGAAAAGCTTCGGGATCAGTTCATGACAAGCAAGAAAGAGTGGGAGCGGGAAAGACGGAAATTGGTTGAAGAGATTAGTTCACTGCAGTCAAGCTTAGATTCTCAGACCAGAATCTCAGAAGACCTTCAAAGCCAGTTAAAGATGTGCCACCAAGCCCTAGCTCATGAAGAGAGTGGGAGAAAATACCTGGAAATTGAACTTTCTGAATTTAAAACACGCTTTGAGAGTGTTTTAACCGAGTACCAGGATGCTAAGTCACAACTGGAATTCCTGACTGCCCAGAGAGACAAAGAAATTGCTGCTCTAAGATATTCACTGGACACAAAAGAAACATTTCACAAAGAAATGGAATACCGAGCAGGGAAGCTGGAGCAAGAAAAGCTAGAGCTGCTGGAATCCCTTAGAGAACTTCAAGAAGCTGGTATACATGAAGTGGGGAATTCTTCTTCTGTGGGTAAGCTGCGAAACAGGTTCAAAAACCTGGAACAGATGCACGGAGGTTGTTCTGCAAATCTTAGAGCTAAAGAAGCTGAATGGAGGTCTCAGCTGGACAAAGCATATGCGGAGCTGAATGACTGCAGGTCTGAGTTAGAAAGTAAAGATGCAACAATTAAAGAACTCAttaaggatttggaaagatgtAATTCTTCAATAATGCAGTTAAAGTTGCAAAATGAAGAGATTTTGGTAATGTTACTGGTGTTCAAATCAGGCATTTCTGAGGCGCAATTGAACTTCCAAACTGTTGAGACTGAAATTAAAATTCGAGacagagaggaagagaaaaatgCTTCCATATTGATGAAGGAACTGGAAATGAAGAACCTTTGTTTGTCTAAAGCCTTGGCAAATATAGAGGAAGAACGTGAGAAAGCAGCTGATCTAttgaagagagttgagtgcTTGGATCTCGTTGAAGAGCAGCAACTCCTAATGCAGAAGGAGCTTGAGAGGTACAAGGACATGCTTGAGGAATCATCAAAGTGTCAATTTCTTCTAAAAGAACAATATGTACAGGCAGAAATCGGCTTAAAAGAGAAACTACAAGGTGCTTGCGAGTCCTTGGACGTGGCAAATTCAGAATTGATTGAAGAACGGGAGAAGGTGGCAGCTTTATCAGAGAGGATTGAGTCCTTATTTATCATTGAGGATGAGCGAGACTTGTTGCATAAAGAGCTAGAGAAGTGCAGAGAAAAGCTTGAGGAATCATCCAGGTCTCAAGTTTTATTAGAAGAGAAAATTTTGCTGATGGACAGTAACTTCAAAGAGAAACTTGGAGAAGTTACGGAGACATTAGACACGGCAACCTCTCAATTGGCTGAAGAGCGCAAAAAGACAGCATGTTTGCTAACCAGGATCAAGTCCTTAGAAGAGCATGTCTTGCAGATTGAAAGTGACTCAAAAATGAAACTTATTGAAGTTTCTGATGCCTTGAACGTGGCAAATTCTGAATTGACTGAAGAATATGGAAAGACATCTTCTTTATTGAGGAGGGTTGAATCCTTGGAGTTTATTGAAGACCAGTTGTGCCTGATGCAGAAAGAGCTTGAGAGTTACAGGGAAATGCTTGAGGAGTCCTCCAGGTATAAGCTTCAGCTAGAAGAACAGGTTTTGCAAATAAAAAGTGACTCAAACAAGAAACTTGGAGAAGTTAATGATGCTTTAGACAGAGCAAACTGCGAACTGGATGAGAGGCTTTGTGCAGCACATGAAATTGAATTTGAACGATGGATATGGAAGTCTATTGCTCAACGTCTTAAAGATGACCTTGAAGATAATCAGGAATTATGGAAGGAATTGGAAGCCTCTCTTCTTGCTCAAATAGTGGATGGGGAGACCGCTAAGAAAGAGAAGGAGGGCCTTATCCATATGTTAGAAGATGACGACATTGAAATAGAAAATCTCAATCCGCAGATTGTGTTATTGGAGCAAAAGATTGAAATAGAAGGACTGGAAGATAACGGTTCTACACCAGTGATGAAAACATTGTCTCTTGTGTCAGAGAAAGAGAACTTTCTtcaaaaaatgagagagaaggaCAAGATCGTAGAGGCTTTCCAGAAAGAGATAGGGTGGCTGGAGCAGGAGTCATTAAGAAGAGAATTCGAGGGCTTGGTGTTTGCGCAGATAACAGCAGAGAGAATTTTTGAGGATGAGATAGAAAAATACATCCTGCTTGTTGAAGGCAAACACAAGAAACTAGATGATCTGTTGCAGCTTGTAAAGTCATTAGaacaaaaattcaataaaagattgatttctttctcttcaCAGCTTGCTGAGAAGCAGATGGAGATTGATATGGTACATGAAGCATGGGAAAAGATTACTGCCACTAAAATtttggctcaactagaaattgaaGAGAAAAGGCTGATGATAATTGTAGAGCTGAAAGATGACATCTGTCACATACAACAGAAGCTTGTATTGCAGGAAAATTTGTTATCTCATTCAAAACAGCAAGCGTTGCAGATTGAAGCAGAAGTTGaggaaaaagaaacagaaataaTTAATTTGGCAAATCATATGGAGTCAAAGCTGAGAGCATCAGATGCCTTAATCAATGAGCTCAGGGATGAAAAACAGAAGTTACATGAAGTTGTTATGGAGTTGTTGTCAGAAAGGGAAAAccttttgtgttttattgaggGGCTAGGAGACAGAATCAGTAATCTATCCATTGAAGATGTGAAACTGATGGGAATGTTGGGAAGGATTTCAGAGTCTCTGGACAAAAATGGTTCCGATGTGATCTCACAAGGTGATTATAGACCATTTGACATCTATCACATACAACAGAAGCTTGAATTGCAGGAAAATTTGTTATCTCATGCAAAGCAGCAAGCATTGCAGATTGAAGCTGAAGTTGcggaaaaagaaacagaaataaAGAATTTGGCAAATCAAATGGAGTCAAAGCTGAGAGCATCAGATGCCTTGATCAATGAGCTCAGGgatgaaaaacaaaagttaCATGAAGATGTTATGGAGTTGTTGTCAGAAAGGGaaaacctttttctttttattgaggGGCTAGGAGACAGAATCAGTAAGCTATCCATTGAAGATGTGAAACTAATGGGAATGTTGGGAAGGATGTCAGAATCTATGAACAAAAATGGTTCAGATGTAGTCTCACAAGATGATTATAGATTATTTGACATCGTGAAAGAGGATGCGACGTCTCACCCTTCATCCCCACTGAAGAAATTTGAGGTGATTCCTGAGGGAAGAACACCATTAAGAGAGCTGAATTATAACTGCAACAGGTGA
- the LOC119998932 gene encoding O-fucosyltransferase 39-like, producing MKVQHQRTGALSGLLVLFFPIFLPGLFSPLSHASPSMLSELNDPKPKHSSLMNSALQQQSSNEKQSDLWTPLADQGWRPCVESTNAPTTPQESQGYLQVFLDGGLNQQRMGICDAVAVAKILNATLVIPHLEVNPVWQDSSSFMDIFDVDHFIETLKDNITIVRELPDDLSWSTREFYAAAIRTTRIKTAPVHASANWYMENVLPVLQSYGIAAIAPFSHRLAFDNLPMDIQLLRCKVNFQALVFVPHIRALGDELVSRLRYPSNSGGALDTDHLRETTDAVAKQVPRKFVALHLRFDKDMAAHSACDFGGGKAEKLALAKYRQLIWQGRVLNSQFTDEELRSQGRCPLTPEEIGLLLAALGFDNTTRLYLASHKVYGGEARISTLRKLFPLMEDKKSLASSEERTRIKGKASLLAAVDYYVGMHSDIFISASPGNMHNALVGHRTFENLKTIRPNMALLGQLFLNKSISWSDFQKAVVEGHGNREGQIRLRNPKQSIYTYPASDCMCHVKG from the exons ATGAAGGTCCAGCATCAGAGAACTGGAGCTCTTTCTGGGCTCTTGGTGCTCTTCTTTCCTATTTTCTTACCTGGCTTGTTTAGTCCATTGAGCCATGCTTCTCCTTCTATGCTGTCG GAGTTGAATGATCCAAAACCCAAGCACTCGTCTCTAATGAATAGTGCTTTGCAACAACAAAGT TCAAATGAAAAGCAGTCTGATCTATGGACTCCTTTGGCTGACCAAGGATGGAGGCCGTGTGTTGAATCAACAAATGCGCCCA CAACACCACAAGAATCACAAGGATATCTCCAGGTATTTCTTGATGGAGGATTGAATCAGCAGAGAATGGGG ATTTGTgatgctgttgctgttgctaaAATACTGAATGCAACACTTGTTATTCCACATCTTGAAGTAAACCCTGTTTGGCAAGATTCAAG CTCATTCATGGACATATTCGATGTCGATCACTTTATAGAGACATTAAAAGATAACATAACTATTGTTAGAGAGTTGCCTGATGATTTATCCTGGAGCACAAGGGAGTTTTATGCCGCAGCTATTCGAACGACTAGGATTAAAACGGCACCTGTTCATGCCTCAGCTAACTGGTATATGGAGAATGTCTTGCCTGTACTGCAGAG TTACGGGATTGCCGCTATTGCCCCATTCTCTCACCGTTTGGCATTTGACAACTTGCCTATGGACATCCAACTGTTACGCTGTAAAGTTAATTTTCAAGCATTAGTTTTTGTTCCCCACATTAGAGCACTGGGAGATGAACTTGTCAGTCGCCTTCGCTATCCTTCAAACAGCGGTGGAGCACTTGATACTGACCACCTACGAGAAACCACTGATGCTGTTGCCAAACAAGTTCCTCGGAAATTTGTTGCACTGCATCTTCGCTTCGATAAG GATATGGCCGCCCATTCAGCTTGTGATTTTGGTGGGGGCAAAGCTGAAAAACTGGCTCTGGCCAAGTACCGACAATTGATTTGGCAGGGACGAGTCCTAAATTCCCAGTTCACTGATGAAGAGTTAAGAAGTCAGGGACGTTGCCCTTTGACTCCAGAAGAGATTGGATTACTATTGGCAGCTTTGGGCTTTGACAACACAACTCGTCTCTATCTTGCCTCTCACAAG gtttatggtgGGGAAGCTAGGATTTCAACTTTACGCAAGTTGTTTCCACTGATGGAAGATAAAAAAAGCCTTGCTTCTTCAGAAGAACGGACTCGCATTAAAGGCAAGGCTTCTTTGTTAGCTGCAGTTGATTACTATGTTGGCATGCACAGCGACATCTTCATCTCCGCTTCTCCAGGGAACATGCACAACGCGCTG GTGGGACATCGAACTTTTGAGAACTTGAAGACAATCAGGCCGAACATGGCACTATTGGGCCAACTCTTCCTGAACAAGAGTATTAGTTGGTCAGATTTCCAGAAGGCAGTGGTTGAAGGCCATGGAAACAGAGAAGGGCAAATCAGGTTAAGGAACCCGAAAcagtccatatatacataccctGCCTCTGATTGTATGTGTCATGTTAAAGGGTGA